In Pogoniulus pusillus isolate bPogPus1 chromosome 1, bPogPus1.pri, whole genome shotgun sequence, one DNA window encodes the following:
- the ACTR10 gene encoding actin-related protein 10 codes for MPLYEGLGSGGEKTAVVIDLGEAFTKCGFAGETGPRCIIPSEIKKPDVAKPVKVVQYNINTEELYSYLKEFIHMLYFRHLLVNPRDRRVVIIESVLCPSHFRDTLTRVLFKHFEVPSVLFAPSHLMSLLTLGINSAMVLDCGYAESLVLPIYEGIPILSCWGALPLGGKAIHKELEYQLLEQCTVDTGLAKGQSLPSVMGSVPEDIVEDIKVRTCFVSDLQRGLKIQAAKFNIDGSAERPSPPPDVDYPLDGEKILHVVGPIRDSVVEILFEQDNEETSVATLILDSLIQCPIDTRKQLAENLVVIGGTAMLPGFLHRLMAEIRYLVEKPKYKEILATKTFRIHTPPAKPNCVAWLGGAIFGALQDILGSRSVSKEYYSQTGRIPDWCCLNNPPLEMMFDVGKAPPPLMKRAFSTEK; via the exons ATGTGGGTTTGCAGGAGAAACAGGTCCCAGATGCATTATTCCCAGTGAAATAAAGAAACCTGATGTTGCAAAG CCTGTCAAAGTTGTCCAGTACAACATTAATACAGAAGAGCTCTATTCATATCTGAAGGAATTCATCCACATGCTGTATTTCAG GCATCTCTTGGTGAATCCCAGAGACCGTCGGgttgtgatcatagaatctgtcCTGTGCCCTTCACACTTCAGAGACACTCTCACAAGGGTCCTTTTCAAGCACTTTGAG gtaccttctgttttgtttgctcCAAGTCATCTAATGTCTCTGCTGACACTTGGGATCAATTCTGCCATGGTGCTAGACTGTGGGTATGCAGAAAGCTTGGTGCTGCCT ATATATGAGGGAATCCCAATtctgagctgctggggtgcTCTTCCTCTGGGAGGAAAGGCTATCCACAA GGAGCTGGAGTATCAGTTGTTGGAGCAGTGTACAGTTGATACAGGATTAGCCAAAGGACAAAGCCTTCCATCTGTGATGG GTTCAGTTCCAGAAGACATAGTAGAGGATATAAAAG TCCGCACCTGTTTTGTGAGCGATCTCCAGCGTGGACTGAAAATCCAAGCAGCCAAGTTCAACATTGATGGCAGTGCTGAG CGTCCTTCACCTCCTCCAGACGTGGACTATCCATTAGATGGGGAAAAGATTCTGCATGTAGTTGGCCCAATCAG AGACTCTGTGGTGGAAATACTCTTTGAACAGGATAATGAAGAGACATCTGTTGCCACTTTGATCTTAGATTCACTCATTCAG TGTCCCATAGACACCAGGAAGCAGTTGGCAGAGAACTTGGTAGTTATTGGAGGCACTGCCATGCTGCCAGGATTCCTTCACAGGCTCATGGCTGAAATCAGATACCTGGTGGAGAAACCCAAGTACAAAGAAATCCTTGCCACCAAAACCTTCAGAATTCACACTCCACCTGCCAAACCAAATTGTGTGGCCTGGCTGGGAG GAGCCATCTTTGGAGCACTTCAGGACATCCTTGGGAGCCGATCTGTGTCTAAAGAATATTACAGCCAGACTGGTCGCATACCTGACTGGTGCTGTCTTAATAATCCTCCTCTGGAAATGATGTTTGATGTTGGAAAAGCACCCCCACCACTGATGAAGAGGGCTTTTTCTACTGAGAAATAA